ATGAGGATGGGGGGCAGAGCCTCTTCGCCAAGCACCGCGCAGGTGACCTCCAGCCCGTCCAGGGCCGGCTCCACCAGGACCTCCCGGTCCTTGTCGAAGGCGGCGGTCAGCGCGGCGGGCAGGTCGGCTTCCTGGCGCACCAGGCTCATGCCCAGGCTGGAGCCGCCGTTGTTGGGCTTGAAGAACGCCGGCAGGCCGAAGCGGGGCCGCCAGGCCTCGCCGGGGTGGGCGACAAGCAGCTCCCAGTCGGCCGTCTCGAGGCCGCTGGCGCGGAAGACCTGCTTGGCGGCGGCCTTGTTCAAGGCCAGGAAGGAGGCAGCCGGGCCGCTGCCCTGGTAGGGGCATCCCGCGGCGTCCAGGATGGCCTGGACAAGGCCGTCCTCGCCGGGGGAGCCGTGCAGGTTCAGGAAGGCGAAGTCGTGCCGCCGGGCCTCGGCGGTGAGGGAATCGAAGCTGTGCAGCGGGTCGAAAAAGGTGACCGCGTGCCCGAGGGCGCGGAGCGCGGAGTCGATGTTGCGCGCCCCGCTCAGGGAGACGTCGCGCTCACTCGACCAGCCGCCCGCTATCAAAAGTATCTTCATGGAGGTCCACCCCGAGTAGGTTTCCGAACGCCTCTTCTATCATCGCGGACTGCTGCCGCGATTCGGCCAGCCTGTCGCGGACGTATTGCGTGCTGCCGTAGCGGGAGTAGAGGTCCTCGAAGCGTTCGTCAAGCTTGACCACCGTGTCGTGGCGGACACGCTTGTCTCCGTAGATGATGGCCAGGGGCAGGAAGAAGGCCCGCACGTCGACATGCCAGGGCCAGTGCACGTGATGCACGATACCCATGGCCAGCAGGGGGTTGCCCGTGGCCTGCTGCATCCATGCTCCGCCCAGCTGGCTGTGGTTGCCCCCGTGGCGGATGGTGTAGGTCTTGGCGATGTCGTGCAGCAGGGCCGAGGCGCGCACCGTCTGCACGTCAACGTCGAGGCCGGCCTGCCTGCCCAGCAGGGCCAGCCGGGTGGCCACCCGGGCCACGCCGAGGCTGTGCTGGCGGATATGGGGCAGCATGCAGTAGCGGTCCCAGAAGTCGTAGCACTGCATGTCCGTGGGTGCCGGAGGCAATTGGGCGGGGCTGGGCAGGCTGGGCGGCTCCAGCCCTCCGTATACCTGCCAGGGCGCGAGGGGCTGGGCGGAGGCGGCCATCACATCAGATCCCTGCAGTGGCGCGTGGCGAACTCGAGCGCCTTGCGCGCCGGGCCGAGCGTCGGGTCGATATCCAGCACCCGGCGCAATGTTTCCTGGGCGTTGGTCCATTTACCAGCGTCGATATACACCCGGGAGAGGTTGAACAAGTAGTTCACGTTGTCCTGATCCCTCTCCAGCGCCGCGAGGTAGGCGCGCTCGGCGTTGTCGAACTGGCGGATCTTGCGGAAAGCCACGCCCATCATGGCCAGGCTACCGTGGTCCTGGGGGTCGAGGGCCACGGCCTTCTCGAAATAGGTGATGCACTCGATGTGGTTGATGTCGAAGAGCATCTTGCCGATCTGGGCCTGCAGTGCGGCATCGTCGGCGAACTCGGCGCTCAGCCGGCCCAGGTGCTGCACGGCTCCGTCGAAATATTTCTGGGCGATGAGCTGGCGGCCCTTCTCCATGCGGTCCGAGCGGGACTGAAGCCGGGCCGTCTCGGCCTGCTGCAGCC
This genomic stretch from Fundidesulfovibrio soli harbors:
- a CDS encoding HDIG domain-containing metalloprotein encodes the protein MAASAQPLAPWQVYGGLEPPSLPSPAQLPPAPTDMQCYDFWDRYCMLPHIRQHSLGVARVATRLALLGRQAGLDVDVQTVRASALLHDIAKTYTIRHGGNHSQLGGAWMQQATGNPLLAMGIVHHVHWPWHVDVRAFFLPLAIIYGDKRVRHDTVVKLDERFEDLYSRYGSTQYVRDRLAESRQQSAMIEEAFGNLLGVDLHEDTFDSGRLVE
- a CDS encoding D-alanine--D-alanine ligase family protein, whose amino-acid sequence is MKILLIAGGWSSERDVSLSGARNIDSALRALGHAVTFFDPLHSFDSLTAEARRHDFAFLNLHGSPGEDGLVQAILDAAGCPYQGSGPAASFLALNKAAAKQVFRASGLETADWELLVAHPGEAWRPRFGLPAFFKPNNGGSSLGMSLVRQEADLPAALTAAFDKDREVLVEPALDGLEVTCAVLGEEALPPILIKPKAGVFFDYESKYVQDAAEEICPAPLPGEVLAAVERASLAAHKALGLRGYSRSDFILSGQTPVLLEVNTLPGMTATSLLPRAAGVVGLDYAALVARLIELGLSGRE
- a CDS encoding tetratricopeptide repeat protein → MEDAIKAAVYGLYAYIKHSGVLIRQEKKEYQELLTKAVHLISLDPLVKQMCSEPLEYVPRNELQLLSRMRQLPEQIRSLHRDRLQQAETARLQSRSDRMEKGRQLIAQKYFDGAVQHLGRLSAEFADDAALQAQIGKMLFDINHIECITYFEKAVALDPQDHGSLAMMGVAFRKIRQFDNAERAYLAALERDQDNVNYLFNLSRVYIDAGKWTNAQETLRRVLDIDPTLGPARKALEFATRHCRDLM